The genome window AACCTGCAAAATATTTAGTTGGAAAAGGTTGAATAATTCTGAAGTTATGATCTTAGGCTAATCAACATCTGCAGGGTAACTTGTAAGACCGTTATATAAATCCAATTCTTGCATACCTTTGAACATGAAAGCAGCAGTCACTTTTCCAGTCATCCTACGAAAACTAGCTGCCACCAGtttaggatatccctcatccaTTTTCTTCTGTATTTCATCATAGCTGCAGAGCAGAGCCAGTTGTCAGGATACAGCACAACTAATAGTCACTTTGTACTTGGaatacatttgatatgttgcaTATACCTGTAGTAGTGCTTGTCAACAAAGAACAATGTCTTGCGGCTGACAGGATCATGAAGTGCAGCAGTGATGTACTTCACAGAGTTTGGTAAACCCATGCTGGTTATGCTCTTGGGATATCCCTTTTCAAGGACCTGTCCATTCAGTGACCAAACCTTTTGACCTGGAGATATGTAAAGAGTTTCTATAAGCGACACTTGTTGGAGAGAGAGGTATAAACAGAAACTGTTAATGACACTGCATTGTAGCATGTAGTTTGCACCTTTGAAAATGAACACTGTCTGAGATTGTGGATTTTCGTAGGCTGCATCAATATTCTCTGGGACATCAGGGAAGTAGTTACTCATTAGGGTTAGTTGAGGATTTGGTCTCAGTGGATAACTCCGCCAGATGAATCTTCAAAAGGATTAATAAACACTTTTGTTTATGTTATGGTGTACCAAGTTTATAGACATCAGATTGGATAGGTTGATGTAGTCTATGTGCTAAGTCAATCTCAGTACCTGTCCTTGAAGAATATCATCTCTCCACGCAAAGTTGTGACTGCATCAAGCACCATCTTAGGATCACAGGCGTTAGGTGTAGTGGGAGGCTTAGGATCAGGGTCTTCAGGGTTCACATCGATGTTTGGGCCTGTTCCCAAGAGAGTAAACTTGTGTGTTAAGACACCGGATTGTGAGAAAACAAAATCCTAGCTAAACTGTGAGGGCTCCAAATCAATGCTTACCATAAAGAGACTGTATCCCCGTGACGTCATCTGCTGACAACACAAAATTGTCAGGATCTCTGTCAATGTACATCGGATACATGAGGGCACCAAGGTCCTGTGAATGGCCCAAGCCCAACGAGTGACCAAACTCATGGGCAGCCACCAAGAACAATATGTAACCTATGGTAAAGATACAAAGGAACATTAAACATGTTTGTTTCACAAGTTAAGCGTTCAGCAAATATAACGAGAAAAAATCTTAGGCAATAAATTATTATATAGTTATATGTAAAAGAATTTACCACGAGAGGAACGGTAAGTGAAAGTCTCATCATCATCAAAATGTGCATCGCCTCCAATTCCAGCAGATGGTGCAAATGCATGAGCTAAAGTATTACCTGGCCCATCGAAAGGGTAGAAATCACCATGATCTGAAAGCAGAATAGGAGGCAGAGAATCAACATTTTGCTGACCCTGTGTCAGTTCAAGATGCTACACAATACTGACTGTTGTCAATAGCCTATGTGATGAATGCATATGATCTGATTATCTGATCATTGTTCACACATATTTTAAGCAAAGTTGTaggtgtgttaatgttaatttaaGTAATTTTCTACATACAATGTGTTCATGCCAGCTAATTTAGCTTTTTAGGTAATTTATCCAGAAGGGTGTAGAAAATCATCTGGGGTGTTATTGATGTtataaaaaacatgttttacctCTTTTACCAAAGGACACCATGATATCCGCTATGCCACTGTGGATGCGGGTAAATCTCAGGGGGGTAACTTTTGCCCACACTTGTAGTGCTCTTTCAATGGTGTCATCCACTTCAGCCACAGTCATATCAGGTGTGTAGTTttcaattctaaaaacaatcAATGCATTAAGGGTCACCATACATTCAGTGCTGTTATATGAACAAACCAgctattttcaaatgcatttcACCTGTATGTTAACTTGTTGGAGTTCCATTTGAGCCCTTGACCAAAAATGGAATATTCAGCAACATCAGGAACTCCACAGCGAGGCTTTTTCATGGCCTCCAGAGTTTCAGAGTTCAGCTTTCCCGTCACACGGAGTCCAAGAAACTGTTGCATCTCACGTAGTTTCAGTTCCTGCAGGTTTGTTTTGTGCCAGGGAACTGGATCTTCTGGCTCTTGCAAGTCATAGAATCGTTTCAGGTACCTCTgtaaaagagacagaaaaatgTCAACTATCAAAAGTTGTCAGTGCTTTTGACTGTTGCCAGCCTTCACAGAACTTTCTGCATACTGCACCTCTGCCATGTCCTCATCTTGCTTGTTAAGAGCTGTTGATATTGGACTGGAGTGAGCTGCAATCACCAGACTGAGCAGGACACACAGAGTGGGATTCTTCATGGTGCTTTGGTCTTCCACAGGTTACTGCTGCTCTTGTTTTTCTGCCAGGTTTTTATACACTTGAGCAGGAACTATTAAGCCACTCTGTGGGTTTGTGTCACATGAATAGCCTTTAGTCATCAGCATCCTGTCTAACAACACACCCACCTAATAAAGGTTTGTGACAAAATGATATCTGCCAAAATGCTATTTGTCAGAAACGGAAATATCAAATATGGGCATACTCTGACCTATAACCAAGATGAAGTCTCACAATAGGTAATTTCATAACAATATATTACAATATAACACATTTTCTATAcattcaacaataaaaaaaaacaactaaccACATGGAAATGCCTATTTCTTACATTTTGAATTATACTTGACAAATGGACTACAATTCAAAGAGAATCCCACAGACGGCAGTAAAATAATCAAGAAAACTTGGATGTCAATTACTTTGTTTTGTCAAAGTCCAGATGCAAGCAATTCAGGTAGCACCACATCATTGAAGTAAGGGCCAGTTAGTATTAGAGGTTTTTGATGTTCATTTGTGGACAACAAGGATTAATCAAAGAATTGTGAAACAATCAAAACCTATGTCTTGTGGTGAGGAAAATTAGGGGCTAATCATTGGTGAGGAATTATCACGATATACAGAGCCCTATTTCTCATTTTCACTGGCTTACTAAGGCACTGCACCTTGGTTTTCAGATGTCAGTGGTGGTGTCACACAGTGTAAGAAGTGTTTATACCTCTAGAACTTGATGATAGTGATTGTTATGATACGTTATATCTCTGGGAATCTCCCTCTACTCCCAACCCACAAGATCTCGCACTCCTACTTTATGTCATAGTGAATCACCCGTCAAGTCCACAATATGTTTACTCATGATAAAGAGGAAGTATATGACAGCATATCAGACCAGGGCTGTCTGTGATATACTAATGGACACACTGATTCAACTGTGTTCACCATTGCCTTGCACTACAGTGCCTATAAATGGAATCTTTGGCCTTTTTTTACAATATTTTACAAAAATCCCCTCTTTAAtgtgaaagtgaaagcagatttctgcaaagtaatgttaattaattaaaaatatataatgcaaaactagtgattgcataaatattcaccccctTCAAGTCAGCACTAGATGCGCCTTTGGCCGCAATAAAAGCAGTCTGCATGGATAGGTCTTAATTAGGCTTGTACATCTGGGTACTGCATGCAATTTTACTCCATTTTTctttgcaaaactgcttaagctaaaaaaaaagttgGAAGGGGATCAGCCAATTTTCGCCGGAGTTACACTTTAACAGGGGTGACTATTTATGAAATAACttatttttgcattatatattttttaattaaggcgagacactacaggtgaatagacAACACACCCACCTAATAAAGGTTTGTGACAAAATTATATCTGCCAAAATGCTATTTGTCAGAAATGGAAATATCAAATATGGGCATACTCTGACCTATAACCAAGATGAAGTGTCACAATAGGTAATTTCATAACAATATATTACAATATAACACATTTTCTATAcattcaacaataaaaaaaacaactaaccACATGGAAATGCCTATTTCTTATATTTTGAATTATACTTGACAAATGGACTACAATTCAAAGAGAATCCCACAGACGGCAGTAAAATAATCAAGAAAACTTGGATGTCAATTACTTTGTTTTGTCAAAGTCCAGATGCAAGCAATTCAGGTAGCACCACATCATTGAAGTAAGGGCCAGTTAGTATTAGGGGTTTTTGATGTTCATTTGTGGACAACAAAGGATTAATCAAAGAATTGTGAAACAATCAATACCTATGTCTTGTGGTGAGGAAAATTAGGGGCTAATCATTGGTGAGGAATTATCACGATATACAGAGCCCTATTTCTCATTTTCACTGGCTTACTAAGGCACTGCACCTTGGTTTTCAGATGTCAGTGGTGGTGTCACACAGTGTAAGAAGTGTTTATACCTCTAGAACTTGATGATAGTGATTGTTATGATACGTTATATCTCTGGGAATCTCCCTCTACTCCCAACCCACAAGATCTCGCACTCCTACTTTATGTCATAGTGAATCACCCGTCAAGTCCACAGTATGTTTACTCATGATAAAGAGGAAGTATATGACAGCATATCAGACCAGGGCTGTCTGTGATATACTAATGGACACACTGATTCAACTGTGTTCACCATTGCCTTGCACTACAGTGCCTATAAATGGAATCTTTGGCCTTTTTTTTACAATATTTTACAAAAATCCCCTCTTTAAtgtgaaagtgaaagcagatttctgcaaagtaatgttaattaattaaaaatatataatgtaaaACAAgtgattgcataaatattcaccccctTCAAGTCAGCACTAGATGCGCCTTTGGCCGCAATAAAAGCAGTCTGCATGGATAGGTCTTAATTAGGCTTGTACATCTGGGTACTGCATGCAATTTTACTCCATTTTTctttgcaaaactgcttaagctaaaaaaaaagttgGAAGGGGATCAGCCAATTTTCGCTGGAGTTACACTTTAACAGGGGTGACTATTTATGAAATAACttatttttgcattatatattttttaattaattaacattactttgtagaaatctgctttcactttgacattaaagagggtatctttgtaaattattgtaaaaaggGGCAAATTAAATTCTATTTattaaagcaataaaaggggaaatatccaagaggggtgaatactttttataggcactgtatatgaaacaaactAACAACCAATGTAGTGCATATGCTAAACTTTTATACCATGGGAACAAGTTGCCATGCattgtaataaaataaacaaaataatgtTTATCTCCGCTTTGTTTATTTGTGACAGGAAGCGTGATGTTGTGTGATGACGTTTGTTAATAGTGGAAATTCCAAATGCACTTCCCACAAGTGACTGCAACAGTCACTGAAAATAGAAGCATTTACAGCCAAAAGACCTATTATTGGCCCATGCAAGTTCTTGCTTGGTATACGTAACTACAGCCGTGGCCAGATTTGTACCCTACGTTTTTCTAATTTGAAACTTTTGACTCTTAATTTAACAGAAGATTTTAGATAATAAAATAAAGTGAAAATGGCACGAACAAAAATTATGGTAGGCTACCCTTTACCTAATTGTTATGACCCCCTGTGCCCTATTCAGGCCTGTGCACCAATGACTCACACCTGGTTAGAGAGTTTGGCTATATAAGGggttgtctgtctctgtctctcatgtTGCTCAACTGTTTCTATTTCCTCTGAGGCTCTCCCACAGACATCAGCACTTTTTCTTAATCTCTTACTCGTATCTCAGCatatacactgtaaaaagtttaacgtaaaatttacagcaacttgctggcagcaaataaccagcaagttgctgtatttcactctacagtacacctactgtatatgaaatcacagtacctatgcctgatactgtaaatgcaaactacagtagtactaccagtgctgtaatgtatacagtattgaattgtctaccgtatttttaatcacagtacttatggatcatactgtaacttagtacagtagtaataccagtgctgtaatattatatacagtaattttgggaaattcatatcctgctttatctacagccaggataaatttgactaggcctaggtatggtttaggctacacaaacttgcataaataaccattgacaacttgttatcagtttgaaaagcaagtacatttattcacttttttccgtttagaaatgctcgtgtgctgcatcctaacgttagaccaacggttgcagtcagcctgatccaccaccagtagcagaatgaagcagcacctagcagaaatagaagaaaaaaagataaacagtgttagataacaattttcaactgaaactgaaggctacttacaagtgaaactttagaataatcatttatatatatactgtatgttttttgagtttactgtcaaaatgc of Alosa sapidissima isolate fAloSap1 chromosome 1, fAloSap1.pri, whole genome shotgun sequence contains these proteins:
- the LOC121683772 gene encoding collagenase 3-like gives rise to the protein MKNPTLCVLLSLVIAAHSSPISTALNKQDEDMAERYLKRFYDLQEPEDPVPWHKTNLQELKLREMQQFLGLRVTGKLNSETLEAMKKPRCGVPDVAEYSIFGQGLKWNSNKLTYRIENYTPDMTVAEVDDTIERALQVWAKVTPLRFTRIHSGIADIMVSFGKRDHGDFYPFDGPGNTLAHAFAPSAGIGGDAHFDDDETFTYRSSRGYILFLVAAHEFGHSLGLGHSQDLGALMYPMYIDRDPDNFVLSADDVTGIQSLYGPNIDVNPEDPDPKPPTTPNACDPKMVLDAVTTLRGEMIFFKDRFIWRSYPLRPNPQLTLMSNYFPDVPENIDAAYENPQSQTVFIFKGQKVWSLNGQVLEKGYPKSITSMGLPNSVKYITAALHDPVSRKTLFFVDKHYYSYDEIQKKMDEGYPKLVAASFRRMTGKVTAAFMFKGYAYLYSGPKMYEYHYRTRKFYRKLTTNYVFSC